One window of Quercus robur chromosome 5, dhQueRobu3.1, whole genome shotgun sequence genomic DNA carries:
- the LOC126727984 gene encoding exopolygalacturonase-like, which yields MGKNLSIATISLLLVLASTNAQQVFDVKSYGAQPNADITQALTKAWKAACAVAGSKVVISVGAYKLGLVTLLGPCKGAIEFNLQGTLQAPSDVASFNGKDGWVVFESIDGLTVLGGGVFDGKGQQAWQKNKCNKDKNCNVLPVNIRFNYVTNSIVQDITSKDSKFFHINLFECKKLQFQHVTITAPADSPNTDGIHMGSSSQITITDANIGTGDDCISIGDGNQDVTINQVTCGPGHGISIGSLGKYQNEQPVSGIRVTGATLSNTDNGIRIKTWPSSPSGVASDIHFENVVMNNVANPIVIDQNYCPNNQCSNQSPSKVKISNVSFKKIRGTSSTKEAVNLIFSKSVPCQQVVLSEIDLAYKGGGGSATSTCTNVQPAISGKQNPPACTKKF from the exons ATGGGAAAGAATTTAAGCATTGCAACAATTTCCTTGCTATTGGTGTTGGCATCCACCAATGCCCAGCAAGTCTTTGATGTTAAATCATATGGAGCACAACCTAATGCTGATATTACCCAG GCTTTGACAAAAGCTTGGAAAGCTGCATGCGCAGTAGCAGGaagtaaagttgtgatttcagTAGGGGCATACAAACTAGGTTTAGTGACTTTGTTGGGTCCATGCAAAGGTGCTATTGAGTTTAACCTTCAAGGAACCCTACAAGCTCCATCAGATGTTGCCTCCTTCAACGGTAAAGATGGTTGGGTTGTTTTTGAAAGTATCGACGGTCTCACTGTGTTAGGTGGAGGAGTTTTTGATGGCAAAGGACAACAAGCATGGCAAAAGAATAAGTgtaacaaagacaaaaactgCAATGTACTTCCTGTT AATATAAGGTTCAACTACGTCACAAATTCAATAGTCCAAGACATTACATCGAAAGACAGCAAATTTTTTCACATCAACCTTTTTGAATGCAAGAAGTTGCAATTCCAACATGTTACCATAACTGCACCCGCAGATAGCCCCAACACCGATGGAATCCACATGGGAAGTTCATCTCAAATCACCATTACCGATGCCAATATTGGAACAGGTGATGATTGCATCTCCATTGGTGATGGAAACCAAGATGTTACTATTAACCAAGTAACTTGTGGACCTGGCCATGGTATTAGCATTGGAAGTCTTGGAAAGTACCAGAACGAACAACCTGTTTCAGGAATCAGAGTTACTGGTGCCACACTTAGCAATACAGATAATGGCATTAGAATCAAAACATGGCCTTCTTCCCCTTCTGGAGTTGCTTCTGATATACATTTCGAGAATGTTGTCATGAACAATGTTGCCAATCCTATCGTCATTGATCAAAACTACTGCCCAAACAATCAATGCTCAAACCAG tCTCCCTCCAAAGTTAAGATCAGCAATGTTAGTTTCAAGAAAATTAGAGGCACTTCTTCAACAAAGGAAGCTGTGAATCTTATTTTCAGTAAGAGTGTACCATGCCAACAAGTGGTGCTTTCTGAAATTGATCTCGCATACAAGGGAGGTGGAGGATCTGCTACTTCCACTTGTACTAATGTCCAACCCGCTATTTCGGGCAAGCAGAACCCTCCTGCTTgtaccaaaaaattttaa